The DNA sequence CAGGTGCACAAGTTGAGTTTACAATTGATAGAGAATTCTACAAGATAGATAAATTCTATCCAGAAGAGTGGGCAAGTATTGTAAGAGTTGGCTACATTAGGGGACATAGAGTATGCTTTATTGAGATTTATCCAGTGAGATACAATCCAAGAAATAATGTAATTCACTATGCAGAGAGTGTAGATATTACTATTAAACTTACAGGTTCTAATATGACAAAGACAGAAGCTGTTCTCCATAGATACTATTCATTTCCATTTGGTGGTATGGCAAGAAAGATTATTGAAAATTACAATGTATTCAAACTTAAGGAGCCTCCTCAATTACCAATTGGCTACCTTATCATATGTGCAAACGATTACTATTCAAATATGGAACCATTTGTGGAATGGAAGAATAAGAAAGGGTTTTATACAACTATAACAAAGACATCAGATATCCCGGGAGGAGCAACAGTCACCAATATAACTAACTATATCAAGAATGCATATGATACTTGGGATATACCGCCAACATTTGTGTTACTTGTTGGCGATGTAGATAAAATACCAGCCCATACTGGGTCAGAAACAGGTAGTGTCACCGACCTATACTATTCTACGACTGCTGGTACTGATTTCATCCCTGATTTATACATTGGCAGGTTCCCAGTAGCTACAGTAGCACAAACAAATGTTCTTGTAGAGAAGATTTTAGATTATGAGAAAAATCTATGGTCACAAAGAGTTGATTGGCTTAATAAGGCATACTTTATGGCATCAGATGATGGATACCATCACCAAGAAGTTGAGCTCTGCTGTAATGTATGTATCCAGATTGCACGTGCTAATGGTATGGTATGTGATTCTTTATATGCGTATTATGGAACAGGTACACCTATCTCAACAGCAATAAATAATGGAAGAGTAGTAGCAGTATATACAGGACACGGGGATGAATATGGATGGATGGGGCCAAGTTTTAGCCAGTCAAATGTAAATGCACTCTCGAATCTTGATAAGTATCCATTTGTGGCAAGTCATGCCTGTTTGACAGGCACATTTAGTGTATCTGAGTGTTTTGGTGAAACCTGGGTGAGGTCGCAAGATAAAGGTGCAATAGCATTTTTTGGTGCATCCACTTATACTTACTGGATAGATGATGATACACTTCAAATTGGATGGTTTAGGAGTATGTTTGGTGCCTCTCCTACAAACTTTATTGGAGGATTTACGCAACTCGGCCTCTATGCCGAGTACCTATGTGGAGGAGTAAATTCTACCCCTCGCTACTATTACGAGGCTTATCATGTTTTTGGTGACCCATCAATGGACCTGTATACACTACTACCAACACCTATTTCAGTGAGTTATCCACCTGTAATTCCAGTGGGTGACTTCACTATGGATGTTACAGTTTCCGCTAATTCATCACCAATTAAAGATGCACTTGTTTGTGGCATTGCTGACACTCAGATTGTAGCATACACAAACTCATCAGGCATTGCTACTCTTAATATACACACTAATAAGCCTTGTACACTTTGGATTACAGTAACTGGCCATAATCTACAGCCTTATGAGGGCTATACACTTGTAGTAGTACCGGCTACTGTGATTATAAACCCGGATACTATTCAAGTTAATACAGCAACTAATGTTTCTATCACAGTACGTGATACTTTGGATCTGGG is a window from the bacterium genome containing:
- a CDS encoding C25 family cysteine peptidase; translation: MFTFFIIFVQLSLGEIITTPSMVSISIDMPKIELRDEFREGSFYTDLSIPGAGIGLEVGKPKIPVIRKTVEIPEDADVKIEVKVEDRSMVLKYPIIPLQPPVPKIPGAQVEFTIDREFYKIDKFYPEEWASIVRVGYIRGHRVCFIEIYPVRYNPRNNVIHYAESVDITIKLTGSNMTKTEAVLHRYYSFPFGGMARKIIENYNVFKLKEPPQLPIGYLIICANDYYSNMEPFVEWKNKKGFYTTITKTSDIPGGATVTNITNYIKNAYDTWDIPPTFVLLVGDVDKIPAHTGSETGSVTDLYYSTTAGTDFIPDLYIGRFPVATVAQTNVLVEKILDYEKNLWSQRVDWLNKAYFMASDDGYHHQEVELCCNVCIQIARANGMVCDSLYAYYGTGTPISTAINNGRVVAVYTGHGDEYGWMGPSFSQSNVNALSNLDKYPFVASHACLTGTFSVSECFGETWVRSQDKGAIAFFGASTYTYWIDDDTLQIGWFRSMFGASPTNFIGGFTQLGLYAEYLCGGVNSTPRYYYEAYHVFGDPSMDLYTLLPTPISVSYPPVIPVGDFTMDVTVSANSSPIKDALVCGIADTQIVAYTNSSGIATLNIHTNKPCTLWITVTGHNLQPYEGYTLVVVPATVIINPDTIQVNTATNVSITVRDTLDLG